TGAGCGGAAATCGAATGCGCCCGCCTGGCGCTGTCCTGGTAGCAGAAGCAGTCGACGTGATAGCCGAGCTCGCCCAGCGAAGCCGCGGCCGAGGCTCCGGCCAGGCCGGAGCCGACGACGATCACCGAGAACTTTCTCTTGTTGGCCGGATTGACCAGCTTGAGCTCGAACTTGTGCTTGGTCCACTTCTCGGTCAGCGGTCCAGCGGGGACTCTGGCGTCGAGGTTCATGTCAACTCACCCATCCCATCAAAACTGACAGTGCGAGGGAAATATTGCCCAGGGTCACGACGACGGCAATCGTGGCGGCTGTTGGGCGCCGCCAGGAATCGATGACCTTGTGGTCCCATCCGAGACTCTGAAAAGCGCTCCAGAAGCCGTGGTAGAGGTGAAGACCCAGGGCCAGCTGCGCGGCGACGTAAAAGCCAACGACCCAAGGAACTCTTAAGCCCTCGACCACGTTCCGGTAGACGTTACCGGGCTCGAAGTCGGGGTGCGCCCAGCTCCATCCCCAGGTGAAATGGGCCAAATGATAGAGGATGAAAAGCAGCAGGATGACGCCTCCCCAGCGCATGGTTCTGGAGGCGTAGGTCGCTTGCTGTGGGGTCAGGACTCGGTAACGCTTTGGCCGGGCCTTGCGGCTCTCGAGGGTCAGGCTCCACGCCGAGTAGATGTGCAGAAGCACGGCCGCCAGAAGAACCACGCGGGCTATCCAGAGAGCTCCGCCGTGAGGCAGAAGCGGGCTGCCCATCTCGCGCAGCCACTCCGCGTAGTGGTTGTACGTCTCCGCACCCAGGAAGATCTTGAAGTTTCCGGCCATGTGGCCCAAAACGAAGCCCACGAACACCAGGCCGCTCGAAGCCATGACCGCCTTCTTGCCAATCGCCGATCTGTAGAGATTCAGAAGGAATGACATAAGCCGTTCGAATATCTTATTCGAAAATCGTGAGGTGTCCCCGCCCGAAAAGGCAGCTTAACCGAGTCCGATTCAGCCCGCTCTGCGGCGCCCCTTTCGGGGTCGCCGCCGGCGCCGCCGGGTCGGCTTGCCGCGGCGTTCGGAGGTGGCTTGGGAGCGAGCTCGGGCGACCCTCCGCCACTGCCGCAGCTCGGACGGATCCGAGTCCGTCGCCGTGATCCAGGCTTCGTACGTCAGGAGCGCGTCGGCAAAATACGGCCGCTGCGAGAATCGCACGCGGTCTCGAGTCGTCCAGTCCCCGCGGTCGAGCTTACGCAGGGCGGCCACGGTTTGCGCCACCTGCTCGACCTTGTGCCTGGCTATCGAGAGGCGCTGAAACAACGGCGCCGTGGTCGTGCCGATATCGTCTCGCAAGGCCCGGACATTCAGATCCGCGCTCATCACGTTCGGGTTTGCGAACACGATGGCAGGCAGAAGCAGGCAGGAATAGAGCGCGATCTCGGACACCTGCTCCCCCT
Above is a window of bacterium DNA encoding:
- a CDS encoding succinate dehydrogenase cytochrome b subunit, translated to MSFLLNLYRSAIGKKAVMASSGLVFVGFVLGHMAGNFKIFLGAETYNHYAEWLREMGSPLLPHGGALWIARVVLLAAVLLHIYSAWSLTLESRKARPKRYRVLTPQQATYASRTMRWGGVILLLFILYHLAHFTWGWSWAHPDFEPGNVYRNVVEGLRVPWVVGFYVAAQLALGLHLYHGFWSAFQSLGWDHKVIDSWRRPTAATIAVVVTLGNISLALSVLMGWVS